A genome region from Thermomonospora amylolytica includes the following:
- a CDS encoding LysR substrate-binding domain-containing protein produces the protein MLDLARLRVLRELKTRGTVGAVAQALGYTPSAVSQQLARLQQELGVPLVERAGRRLRLTEAGEVLADHAEALLARAQQAEEETAAASGRVVGVVRVVGYQTALINLLAPVLPGLARRHPELTVEVIDEEFVRVLQALVLREVDIVITDEYSALPRPRRPELTAEPLITEPMRLALPEGHPAAASGGPVRLADLARETWVTGHPGTNHAELLERACVDLAGFRPDIRHRSNDIHVIMALVRHAGAACLFPDVGRAESFPGVVVRDLADAELRRHIVVWTRIGADVRPSVRVVLEALRGSAAELTGRFPSLALLI, from the coding sequence GGCACCGTCGGCGCGGTCGCGCAGGCCCTCGGCTACACCCCCTCGGCGGTGTCCCAGCAGCTCGCCCGGCTCCAGCAGGAGCTCGGCGTGCCCCTGGTGGAACGGGCCGGGCGCCGGCTGCGGCTCACCGAGGCGGGCGAGGTGCTGGCCGACCACGCCGAGGCGCTGCTGGCCCGCGCCCAGCAGGCCGAGGAGGAGACCGCCGCGGCCTCCGGGCGGGTGGTCGGCGTGGTGCGGGTGGTGGGCTACCAGACCGCCCTGATCAACCTGCTCGCCCCGGTGCTGCCGGGACTGGCGCGGCGGCATCCGGAGCTGACCGTCGAGGTGATCGACGAGGAGTTCGTCCGGGTGCTGCAGGCGCTGGTGCTGCGCGAGGTGGACATCGTCATCACCGACGAGTACTCGGCGCTGCCCCGGCCCCGCCGTCCCGAGCTGACGGCCGAGCCGCTGATCACCGAGCCGATGCGGCTGGCGCTGCCGGAGGGGCATCCGGCGGCGGCCTCCGGGGGGCCGGTGCGGCTGGCGGACCTGGCCCGGGAGACCTGGGTGACCGGCCATCCCGGCACCAACCACGCCGAGCTGCTGGAACGCGCCTGCGTGGACCTGGCCGGGTTCCGGCCCGACATCCGGCACCGCAGCAACGACATCCACGTGATCATGGCGCTGGTCCGGCACGCGGGGGCGGCCTGCCTGTTCCCGGACGTGGGGCGGGCCGAGAGCTTCCCCGGCGTGGTGGTGCGCGACCTGGCGGACGCCGAGCTGCGGCGGCACATCGTGGTGTGGACCCGGATCGGCGCCGACGTGCGGCCCTCGGTGCGGGTGGTGCTGGAGGCGCTGCGCGGCTCGGCGGCCGAGCTGACCGGGCGGTTCCCCAGCCTGGCCCTGCTCATCTGA